TGATCGGGTCTGCCCCAGCGCTGGCGCGGGGTGACGGAAATGGCACAGTCCATGCTTTCTTGTTGAGAACAAAAAGTTCTCCAAGGGAATTTTCTCTGGAGGCAAACCGACCATCGCCTTGCTCTCACCCGGGAGGATTTCCGATGACAGCATCCAGTACCGAACCCCTGTTCAGTACCCCACGTTATGCCAGCGAGGCGTCCAGGCAGCCGGCCAGCCGCCGGATCGTGGTGGCACAGCAGGCGAACCTGGCCGCCAGGTTGCTCGACCACCCGACACCGACGCTGCTGCTGTGCCTGGGCGAGACGCTGCCAGGCAGTGTCGAGCAGGAAAGTCTGCCCAGCAGCGAAGCGCTGTACCTGCGTTTGCAGATGCTGCTGGAGCAGGCCCAGGCCGGCACCCGGCTGTATGTCTGTGGCGATGAAAGCTTTCTCTGGCACATCCACAGCCTGGCGCGGCAGGCCGGCCTGCTCGGTGACGAGATCGAGCTGTTCAAACGCGGCACACGGCGCCGCCTGTATTGCGTGCACTGCGGGCATTTCCAGGACATCGGCAACGAAGGCGAGTGCACCTGTGGCCAGTGCCGGGTCAGGCTGTTCGTGCGCGAACATTTCTCCCAGCGCCTTGGCGCCTACATGGGCGTGTGCCTCGACCCGGACAACCCCCTTGCGCCGGAGGTGCGGCCATGAGCGCGATGATCGAGGTGCAGGTCACCGAGGTGCGTCAACTGACCCCGGTGGTGCGCGAGTTCAGCTTCCGCGCTGTCGACGGCACGCTGCCGGGCTTTTCCTGTGGCAGCCACGTGCAGGTGATATTGCCCACCGGGGGGCGCACGCTGCGCAATGCCTATTCGCTGTTGGGCGACCCGCGCGACAGTGGTGTGTACCGCATCGCCGTGCGCCTGCAGGAGGCCTCGCGTGGCGGTTCGCGCTACCTGCACGAGCAGGTCAGGGTGGGCGATCGTCTGCAGATCGGCGCGCCAAGCAACCTGTTCGCCCTGCATTCGCAGGCCCGCCATCACATTCTGGTGGCCGGTGGCATCGGCATCACCCCCTTCATGGCCTATCTGGCTGAGCTCGAGGCGCAAGGCGCTTCGTTTGAACTGCACTACGCCTACCGCAGCGGCCTGACCGACGCCTACGCCAGCGAGCTGCGCGAGCGCCTGGGCGAGCGCTTCCATGGCTACGACGCCGCTACCGGCGAGCGCCTGGACTGCACCAGCCTGTTCGCAGGCAAGCCGCTTGGCAGTCACCTCTACGTCTGTGGGCCGCAGCGCCTGCTCGACGAGCTCAAGGTGCTGGCCGCCGCTCATGGCTGGTCGGCCGGGCGCCTGCACTGGGAAGCCTTCGCCGCGCCCGAGCCGGGCCAGCCGTTCACCGTCGAGCTGGCGCGCAGTGGCCAGCGCCTGCAGGTGCCGGGCGACCACAGCCTGCTCGAAGCGCTGGAGGCGGCGGGAGTGGAGGTGCCCAACCTGTGCCGGGGCGGGGTGTGCGGGCAATGCACCACGCGCTACCTGAGCGGTGAGGTGGAGCACCGCGATCACTACCTGGACGAGCAACAGCGCGGCGCAGCGCTGATGCCCTGTGTTTCCCGTGGCGGCTGCTCCGGCACGCTGCTGCTCGATCTCTAGGGGCACATGCCCCAACGCTTGCTCATGGTGCGCATAGCGCACCCTACAGGAGAGAGTCATGCCCGTCGTGATGAAACCGCTGGAAACCTACCGGGACGATTTCACCTTCAGCAACAGCCCGCAGGCCATCGCCCGTTTTCCCTTCCCGTTTCCCGAGGACAGCTACATGTACTCGGTCAACCTCGAACCGGCCACGCCGCGCGAGCCGGGTTCGGTGTTCGAGCACTGGTTCGATATCGACGAGCACTACGTCTCGGAGATGGCCGAGCGTGCCTGCGTGCTGGAGAAGGACCCGGAGCGCTGCCTGGTGATGCCGCACATGGCCCAGGCCGCCTGGGACACCCTGGAAATGCTGATGGAGCACCTGGCCGCTGACTACCCCGAGCATTTCGCCCTGGAGCGAGACGGTGATCAGTGGCTGTGGATCAACCGCCCGCTGGGCATCGAGCAGCGTTTCACCTTTGGTGATGCCAGCACCCTGCCGTTCGAGCCACTGGAGTACATCACCCGCCAGGTGCAGGGCGACTTCGCCGTGCTCGACCAGCGCGACGGCGATCTGTTCATGGACGCCGGCATGGTCACCTGCCCGGCGGACTGGTCGATCAAGTTCGACGCCGGCATGAGCTTCAAGCAGTGGCACGCGCCGGTGCCGGGCGTGGCGCATCAGCTCGGCGTGTTCGACCGCGCGCTGAAGTACCTGCTGAACATCCAGGTTGGCCAGCCGGTGCGCCGCCTGAACTGGACCATGACCATCAACCCGCGCCTGGATACCTCCTCGGAAACCTTCCACCAATGGGGCCATGAGCGCGGCCTGGTGACGCCGGAGAACGTCGCCCGCCTGGTGCACCTGCGCGTCGAGCTGCAGTTCATGCCGCGCCTGCCACGCAGCAATGCGCTGCTGTTCGGCATCCGCACCTACCTGATCAGCCTCGAGGAACTGGCCAGCAACCCGGCCTGGGCCTGCCGCCTGCACCGCGTATTGCGCGACCTGCCGGACGAGATCGCCGACTACAAGGGCCTGACCCGCTACCGGCAGACCGTGGTGGACTGGCTGCGCCAGTTCGACCCCCAGGCCCACGCCGCCTGAGCGTCTCCGAGTTTCCTCTACCCAGCCCCTCTCCCACAGGTGGAAGAGGGGAGACAGAACCCTGCCTGCGCAGGCTCAACGACGAACAACAGGAGAAACTGACATGGCCAATTCCTGGCGTATTTCCGCCCTTGCCGAGCGTCACCGTGCACTGGGTTCCAAGCTCGAGGACTGGAGCGGCATGGGCACCGCCTGGACCTATGCCAGCGACCTGGCCGACGAGCACGAGGCGATTCGCACCCGGGCCGGGCTGATGGACGTGTCCGGGCTGAAGAAGGTGCACTATGTCGGCCCGCATGCCGAGAGCCTGCTGGATCAGGCCACCACCCGCGACATTTCCAAGGTCTACCCGGGCAAGAGCGTCTACGCCTGCATGCTCAACGAGGCTGGCAAGTTCGTCGATGACTGCATCGTCTACCGCACTGGCCCCAACGCCTTCATGGTGGTGCACGGCTCTGGCAGCGGCCACGAGATGCTGGTGCGTTCGGCCCAGGGCCGGCAGGTGGCAGTGCTGTTCGACGACGACCTGCACGACCTGTCGCTGCAAGGCCCGCTGGCGGTGGACTTTCTCGCCGAGCACGTGCCGGGCATTCGCGAACTGCCGTACTTCCATCACCTGCAGACCAGGCTGTTCGAGCGCCCGGTGATGATCTCGCGCACCGGCTACACCGGCGAACGCGGCTACGAGATCTTCTGCAAGGCCGCCGACGCGCCAGCCATCTGGGACAGCATCCTGGAGAAGGGCAAGGGCCTGGGCATCATCCCCTGTGCCTTCACCGCGCTGGACTGGCTGCGGGTGGAGAGCTACTTGCTGTTCTTCCCCTACGACAACTCGGAGATGTACCCCTTTGCCGATCAGCCGGCCGGCGACACGCTCTGGGAGCTGGGTCTGGACTTCACGGTGTCGCCAGGCAAGCAGGGCTTCCGTGGGGCCAACGAACATTACCGCCTGCAGGGCAAGGAACGCTTCAAGATCTTCGGCGTGCTGCTCGAAGGCGACAAGGCTGCCGAGGCCGGCGACACCCTGTGGGCCGATGGCAAGCAGGTGGGGGTGATCACCTGCGCCATGTACTCGCGGTTGTCCGGCAAATCCATGGCCATCGCGCGTATGGAGGTGCCCTATGCCGAGCAGGGCGCAGCGCTGGAAGTCAAAGGCAGCCTGACGGTCAACGCCATCGCCCATACCCTGCCGTTCGATGACCCGGAGAAGAAGAAACGTACGGCCAAGGGCTGAGTGTCAGATCCTGCGACCGGGAGTCGTCGCGGGTAAGGAGTTCCTGGGGCAAGGGAACAGGGCCATAAGGATGTGGCCCGATTTGCCTCGAATTGGGGGGGCGTCATGGCCTGGTTGAACGGTTGGGGGTTTCTGCTGCTGGCCGGTATCTGCGAGGTGTTCTATGCCTCGATCATCCCGCGTACCGACGGTTTCACACGGCTGTGGCCGAGCCTGTACTGCGCGTTTTTCCTGGCGCTGAGCATCTACCTGCTGAGCTTGTCTGTTCGCGTGCTGCCGCTCGGGCTGGCCTATGCGGTGTGGGTCGGTATCGGCACCCTCGGCACGGTAGCCTACGGCGCACTGTTTCTCGGCGAAAGCCTGAACCTGCTGCGCAGCCTGTGCCTGCTGATGATCATTGGCGGCATCGTCGGCCTCAAGCTATTCACGCCTGATCCCCTGACCTGAGGAGCCGTCCATGCATGTGCAGGTATTGCAGCACGTACCCTTCGAGGATGTCGGCAGCATGGCCGACTGGTTCCAGGTGCGGGGCGCCGAATTGCACTACACCCGTTTCTTCGAGGCGGATGCGCGCTTGCCCGACCCAGGTCGCTGCGACCTGATCGTCGCCATGGGCGGGCCGATGAGCGTCAACGACGAAGCAGAGCTGCCCTGGCTGATCGAAGAGAAGGCTTTCCTGAGGCAGGCCATCGAGGCAGGTGTGCCGGTGCTCGGCATCTGCCTGGGCGCGCAGTTGATTGCCACTGCACTGGGGGCCCGCGTGCAGCCCAACGCGCTGGCGGAGATCGGCTGGTTCCCGGTGTGGCGGGCCGAATCGGTTGGCGAGGGCTGCTTCGTCTTTCCCGACCGTATCGAGTTGCTGCACTGGCACGGGGAAACCTACGCCCTGCCCGAGGGCGCCAGACTGCTGGCCTCCAGCGAGGCGTGCCGGCACCAGGCGTTCCAGATCGGACGTCGGGTGATCGGCCTGCAATGTCACCCGGAGATGACCCCGCAGATCGTCGCCGACCTGCTGAACGAATGCGCCGACGAACTCAGGCCGGGCCCCTGGGTACAGACTCCCGAGCAACTGGCAGCAGAACCAAGGCGCTATGTGCCGGGCAACGCGCTGATGGCGCGGCTGCTGGATTACCTGCTGGGCTGAGCGCTGCGCGGCCTGATGAGCCGCGCAGCTGAGTTGCTCACAGACGGAAGTGAGCGATGTTGCCGCGCAGGGCTTCGCTGGTGCGTGCCAGGCTCTCGCTCTCCTGCTGCGCATGCTGGAAGGCGTCGGCGGATTGCTCCGTGCTGTCGCGTACCGAGACAATGCCACGGCTGATCTCTTCGGCCACTGCACTCTGCTGCTCGGCCGCCGTGGCGATCTGCTGGTTCATGCCATTGATACGCTCGATCATGCTGACGATGCGGGCCACCGCCTCACCGGCTTCGGAAACCCCGGAAACCGATTGCGAACTGGAGCTCTGGCAGCGCTCCATGTAGCGCGCGGTTTCGTCGGCGATGCGTTGCAGGTTGGCGATCAGCCCCTCGATCTCGGTGGTGGCCTCCTGGGTGCGCCGGGCCAGGCTGCGCACTTCATCGGCAACCACGGCAAATCCACGGCCGGCCTCGCCGGCACGGGCTGCTTCGATGGCGGCGTTGAGCGCCAGCAGGTTGGTCTGATCGGCCACCGACTTGATCACGTCGAGCACGCTGCCAATGTTGCTGCTTTCGGTCTTCAGACGTCCCATGGCCTCGCTGGAGCTGTCGATCACCTGGGCCAGTTCGCTGATCAGGCTCACCGCATGGCCGGCCTTCTGCTGACTTTGCGCGGCGGCCTGGTCGGCCTCGCTGGCGGCCTGCGCGGCGGACTCGGCATTGCGTGCCACGTCCTGCACGGTCGC
The genomic region above belongs to Pseudomonas sp. GOM7 and contains:
- a CDS encoding dimethylamine monooxygenase subunit DmmA family protein, which gives rise to MTASSTEPLFSTPRYASEASRQPASRRIVVAQQANLAARLLDHPTPTLLLCLGETLPGSVEQESLPSSEALYLRLQMLLEQAQAGTRLYVCGDESFLWHIHSLARQAGLLGDEIELFKRGTRRRLYCVHCGHFQDIGNEGECTCGQCRVRLFVREHFSQRLGAYMGVCLDPDNPLAPEVRP
- a CDS encoding PDR/VanB family oxidoreductase; this translates as MSAMIEVQVTEVRQLTPVVREFSFRAVDGTLPGFSCGSHVQVILPTGGRTLRNAYSLLGDPRDSGVYRIAVRLQEASRGGSRYLHEQVRVGDRLQIGAPSNLFALHSQARHHILVAGGIGITPFMAYLAELEAQGASFELHYAYRSGLTDAYASELRERLGERFHGYDAATGERLDCTSLFAGKPLGSHLYVCGPQRLLDELKVLAAAHGWSAGRLHWEAFAAPEPGQPFTVELARSGQRLQVPGDHSLLEALEAAGVEVPNLCRGGVCGQCTTRYLSGEVEHRDHYLDEQQRGAALMPCVSRGGCSGTLLLDL
- a CDS encoding heme-dependent oxidative N-demethylase family protein, whose product is MPVVMKPLETYRDDFTFSNSPQAIARFPFPFPEDSYMYSVNLEPATPREPGSVFEHWFDIDEHYVSEMAERACVLEKDPERCLVMPHMAQAAWDTLEMLMEHLAADYPEHFALERDGDQWLWINRPLGIEQRFTFGDASTLPFEPLEYITRQVQGDFAVLDQRDGDLFMDAGMVTCPADWSIKFDAGMSFKQWHAPVPGVAHQLGVFDRALKYLLNIQVGQPVRRLNWTMTINPRLDTSSETFHQWGHERGLVTPENVARLVHLRVELQFMPRLPRSNALLFGIRTYLISLEELASNPAWACRLHRVLRDLPDEIADYKGLTRYRQTVVDWLRQFDPQAHAA
- a CDS encoding aminomethyltransferase family protein; this encodes MANSWRISALAERHRALGSKLEDWSGMGTAWTYASDLADEHEAIRTRAGLMDVSGLKKVHYVGPHAESLLDQATTRDISKVYPGKSVYACMLNEAGKFVDDCIVYRTGPNAFMVVHGSGSGHEMLVRSAQGRQVAVLFDDDLHDLSLQGPLAVDFLAEHVPGIRELPYFHHLQTRLFERPVMISRTGYTGERGYEIFCKAADAPAIWDSILEKGKGLGIIPCAFTALDWLRVESYLLFFPYDNSEMYPFADQPAGDTLWELGLDFTVSPGKQGFRGANEHYRLQGKERFKIFGVLLEGDKAAEAGDTLWADGKQVGVITCAMYSRLSGKSMAIARMEVPYAEQGAALEVKGSLTVNAIAHTLPFDDPEKKKRTAKG
- a CDS encoding DMT family transporter, with the protein product MAWLNGWGFLLLAGICEVFYASIIPRTDGFTRLWPSLYCAFFLALSIYLLSLSVRVLPLGLAYAVWVGIGTLGTVAYGALFLGESLNLLRSLCLLMIIGGIVGLKLFTPDPLT
- a CDS encoding type 1 glutamine amidotransferase; translated protein: MHVQVLQHVPFEDVGSMADWFQVRGAELHYTRFFEADARLPDPGRCDLIVAMGGPMSVNDEAELPWLIEEKAFLRQAIEAGVPVLGICLGAQLIATALGARVQPNALAEIGWFPVWRAESVGEGCFVFPDRIELLHWHGETYALPEGARLLASSEACRHQAFQIGRRVIGLQCHPEMTPQIVADLLNECADELRPGPWVQTPEQLAAEPRRYVPGNALMARLLDYLLG